One Bradyrhizobium diazoefficiens DNA window includes the following coding sequences:
- a CDS encoding aspartate/glutamate racemase family protein, translated as MTRLHVVNPNTTAAMTAKIAAAARSVALPDTLIDARQPTMGPVSIEGFYDEAFAVPGMLGCIREADRDGADAHIIACFDDTGLDAARAMAKAPVIGIGEAGFHIASLIAARFAVVTTLGVSIVPLEHNLRKYGLSERCARVRAAEVPVLALEERNTDALAKISAEIQAAIRDDRAEAIVLGCAGMADLAAELAAVHGLPVIDGVAAAVTLAEGLVRLGLSTSRLGPYAAPRAKTYSGPLAGFQP; from the coding sequence GTGACGCGACTTCACGTCGTCAATCCCAACACCACCGCGGCGATGACGGCGAAGATCGCCGCCGCGGCGCGCAGCGTCGCCCTGCCCGACACATTGATCGATGCACGCCAGCCGACGATGGGCCCGGTCTCGATCGAGGGCTTCTATGACGAGGCCTTCGCCGTTCCCGGCATGCTCGGCTGCATCCGCGAGGCCGATCGCGATGGCGCAGATGCGCACATCATCGCCTGTTTCGACGACACCGGCCTCGACGCCGCGCGCGCCATGGCCAAAGCGCCTGTCATCGGCATCGGCGAAGCCGGATTCCACATCGCGAGCCTGATCGCGGCACGCTTCGCCGTGGTGACGACGCTTGGTGTCTCCATCGTGCCGCTCGAACATAATTTGCGAAAATATGGCCTCTCCGAGCGCTGCGCCCGCGTGCGCGCCGCCGAGGTCCCGGTGCTCGCGCTGGAAGAGCGCAACACCGATGCGCTCGCAAAAATCTCAGCGGAGATCCAAGCCGCGATCCGCGACGACCGCGCCGAGGCGATCGTGCTCGGCTGCGCCGGCATGGCCGATCTTGCCGCCGAGCTCGCCGCCGTGCACGGCCTGCCCGTGATCGACGGCGTCGCCGCCGCAGTCACGCTCGCCGAAGGACTGGTCCGGCTCGGGCTCTCGACGTCCAGGCTTGGCCCCTATGCGGCGCCGCGTGCGAAGACCTACTCCGGCCCGCTGGCTGGCTTCCAGCCCTGA
- a CDS encoding ABC transporter permease yields MKEGRPRSFYVLAIFFTAYVLFLYGPMIAIYVLSFQGPQGGLTFPMNGVSTFWIAKLFQGTGIVDLGASFRRSLLLGLVVMVVTVVLSVAAGMAFRRKFKAQSILFYSAIASLIVPSIITSLGISLEFRIVDDLIKAHWNENFETSMGLLTSGLGAHLTWTLPFGLLIMFAIFNRFDPRLEEAARDLGATPWQAFRHVVLPIILPSVIGIGLFGFTLSWDELARSSQAIGAVNTLPLDLQGLTTTVTNPDIYALGTVISAVSFTVITLALGTIHVLNKRQAAKGSDAGQGLV; encoded by the coding sequence ATGAAGGAGGGACGCCCGCGCAGCTTCTATGTTCTCGCGATCTTCTTCACGGCCTATGTGCTGTTTCTCTATGGCCCGATGATCGCGATCTACGTGCTGTCGTTCCAGGGGCCGCAAGGTGGGCTCACCTTCCCGATGAACGGCGTGTCGACCTTCTGGATCGCGAAACTGTTCCAGGGCACCGGCATCGTCGATCTCGGCGCGTCTTTTCGCCGCTCGCTGCTGCTCGGCCTCGTGGTGATGGTCGTCACCGTCGTGCTGTCGGTCGCCGCCGGCATGGCGTTCCGCCGCAAATTCAAGGCGCAGAGCATCCTGTTCTACTCGGCGATCGCGAGCCTCATCGTTCCCTCGATCATCACCTCGCTCGGCATTTCGCTCGAATTCCGCATCGTCGACGACCTGATCAAGGCGCACTGGAATGAGAATTTCGAGACCTCGATGGGCCTGCTCACCTCGGGTCTCGGCGCGCATCTGACCTGGACGCTGCCTTTCGGCCTGCTCATCATGTTCGCGATCTTCAATCGCTTCGACCCGCGCCTCGAGGAAGCCGCGCGCGATCTCGGTGCGACGCCGTGGCAGGCTTTCCGCCATGTCGTGCTGCCGATCATCCTGCCTTCCGTGATTGGTATCGGACTGTTCGGTTTCACCCTGTCCTGGGACGAACTGGCGCGCTCCAGCCAGGCGATCGGGGCAGTGAATACATTGCCACTCGATCTCCAGGGTCTCACCACCACCGTGACGAACCCTGACATCTATGCGCTCGGCACCGTGATCTCGGCCGTCTCGTTCACGGTGATCACCCTTGCGCTCGGCACCATCCACGTGCTCAACAAGCGGCAGGCGGCCAAAGGCTCGGATGCCGGCCAAGGACTCGTCTAA
- a CDS encoding ABC transporter permease, with amino-acid sequence MDTSEDVLQPLSPDLVRGSETARPAKAARLSPSFISWLQAGPMMLVFLAFFLIPLVFVVIVSFWDYNEYQLLPAFSGRGYTDTFEGCLAQLPDLCTIVRTYLKTLKFCFLVWAITLFIGFWVAYFLAFHIKSKTWQMGLSLLCTIPFWTSNVIRMIAWIPLLGRNGLVNSGLMKTGLIYQPVEWLLFSEFSVVLALVHLFTFFMVVPIFNSMVRIDKSLIEAAYDAGATGLQTLVNVIIPLAKPGIVIGSIFVITIVMGDFITIGVMGGQQIAAAGKIIETRVNALQFPAAAANAVILLVITFLIITMMSRIVDIKKEL; translated from the coding sequence ATGGATACGTCGGAAGACGTCCTGCAACCGCTATCCCCGGACTTGGTTCGGGGATCGGAGACGGCGCGCCCTGCGAAAGCGGCGCGCCTGTCACCCTCCTTCATCTCCTGGCTTCAGGCCGGGCCGATGATGCTGGTGTTTCTCGCTTTCTTCCTGATCCCGCTCGTCTTCGTCGTCATCGTCTCGTTCTGGGATTACAACGAATATCAATTGCTGCCGGCCTTCTCCGGCCGCGGCTATACCGACACGTTCGAAGGCTGCCTCGCGCAGCTCCCCGATCTCTGCACGATCGTCAGGACCTATCTCAAGACGTTGAAATTCTGCTTCCTGGTCTGGGCCATCACGCTCTTCATCGGCTTCTGGGTCGCCTACTTCCTCGCCTTCCACATCAAATCCAAGACCTGGCAGATGGGCCTGTCGCTGCTCTGCACGATCCCGTTCTGGACCTCCAACGTGATCCGCATGATCGCCTGGATCCCGCTGCTCGGGCGCAATGGCCTCGTGAACTCCGGCCTGATGAAGACAGGCCTGATCTACCAGCCGGTGGAATGGCTGCTGTTCTCCGAATTCTCCGTGGTACTGGCGCTGGTCCACCTCTTCACCTTCTTCATGGTGGTGCCGATCTTCAATTCGATGGTGCGCATCGACAAGTCGCTGATCGAAGCGGCCTATGACGCCGGCGCCACCGGCCTCCAGACACTGGTCAACGTGATCATCCCGCTCGCCAAGCCCGGCATCGTGATCGGCTCGATCTTCGTCATCACCATCGTAATGGGCGATTTCATCACCATCGGCGTGATGGGCGGCCAGCAGATCGCGGCGGCCGGCAAGATCATCGAGACGCGGGTGAACGCGCTGCAATTTCCAGCCGCGGCCGCCAATGCCGTGATCCTGCTCGTCATCACCTTCCTCATCATCACCATGATGTCGCGCATCGTCGACATCAAGAAGGAGCTCTAG
- a CDS encoding PotD/PotF family extracellular solute-binding protein: MTETTRKTGVSRRTLLKSTAGLAGLAAGSGAITGFPYVMSAEPKVLRYLGTAVNEGDDISKQCLKDTGIKIEYITATTDDVTKRVMTQPNSFDVLDTEYFSLKKLVPSGNILALDSKKIKEFDNITPVFTKGETPGGKKIGGQGTAPWKVLYLEGKDSKTFSKTATEFVTLIPTVYNADTLGIRPDLINRPIGSWAELLNPEFKGKASILNIPSIGIMDAAMVVEATGKYKYADKGNMTKEEIDLTMKVMTEAKKAGQFRAFWKDFNESVNLMASGETVIQSMWSPAVTKVRSMGIACTFQPLKEGYRSWASGFCVSKGVSGAKLDWAYEFVNWFLSGYAGAYLNRQGYYSAVLSTAKANMQPYEWAYWMDGKPAEKDIKAPDGSLLEKAGAVRDGGSYEDRMGAVACWNAVMDENDYMVRKWNEFIAA; the protein is encoded by the coding sequence ATGACCGAGACGACCAGGAAGACCGGCGTCAGCCGCCGCACCCTACTCAAGAGCACCGCAGGTCTCGCCGGTCTCGCCGCCGGCTCCGGCGCCATCACCGGCTTTCCTTATGTGATGTCGGCCGAACCGAAGGTGCTGCGCTATCTCGGCACTGCCGTGAACGAGGGCGACGACATCTCCAAGCAGTGCCTGAAGGACACCGGCATCAAGATCGAATACATCACCGCGACCACCGACGACGTCACCAAGCGCGTGATGACCCAGCCGAATTCCTTCGACGTGCTGGACACCGAATATTTCTCGCTGAAGAAGCTGGTGCCGTCGGGCAACATCCTTGCTCTCGATAGCAAGAAGATCAAGGAATTCGACAACATCACGCCGGTGTTCACCAAAGGCGAGACGCCCGGCGGCAAGAAGATCGGCGGCCAAGGCACCGCGCCGTGGAAGGTGCTCTATCTCGAAGGCAAGGACTCCAAGACCTTCTCCAAGACGGCGACCGAGTTCGTCACGCTGATCCCGACCGTCTACAACGCCGACACGCTCGGCATCCGTCCCGACCTGATCAACCGCCCGATCGGCTCGTGGGCCGAGCTGCTCAATCCCGAATTCAAGGGCAAGGCCTCGATCCTCAACATCCCCTCGATCGGCATCATGGATGCCGCGATGGTCGTGGAAGCCACCGGCAAATACAAATACGCCGACAAGGGCAACATGACCAAGGAAGAGATCGATCTCACCATGAAGGTGATGACCGAAGCCAAGAAGGCCGGCCAGTTCCGCGCGTTCTGGAAGGACTTCAACGAGAGCGTCAACCTGATGGCCTCGGGCGAAACCGTGATCCAGTCGATGTGGTCGCCGGCGGTGACCAAAGTCCGCTCGATGGGCATCGCCTGCACCTTCCAGCCGCTCAAGGAAGGCTATCGCTCCTGGGCCTCCGGCTTCTGCGTGTCCAAGGGCGTGTCGGGCGCGAAGCTCGACTGGGCCTACGAGTTCGTCAACTGGTTCCTGTCCGGCTATGCCGGTGCCTATCTCAACCGCCAAGGCTACTATTCCGCCGTGCTCTCGACCGCGAAGGCCAACATGCAGCCTTACGAGTGGGCCTACTGGATGGACGGCAAGCCGGCCGAGAAGGACATCAAGGCGCCCGACGGCTCGCTCTTGGAGAAGGCCGGCGCGGTGCGTGACGGCGGCTCCTATGAGGACCGCATGGGCGCAGTCGCGTGCTGGAACGCCGTGATGGACGAGAACGACTACATGGTCCGCAAGTGGAACGAATTCATCGCCGCGTGA
- a CDS encoding ABC transporter ATP-binding protein yields the protein MATPAALELVAVTKRYDNTLAVDNVNLKIPAGTYCCLLGPSGCGKTSTLRMVAGHEAVSEGDIILGPQNVTDLEPAKRGTAMMFQSYALFPHLSVLDNVAFALKMRGVDRAARHKRAGELLELVAMSPYAARLPAQLSGGQQQRVALARALITEPQILLLDEPLSALDPFLRVRMRGELKRLQRELGISFIQVTHGQEEAMALADHIVVMNQGKIEQQGSARDIFHHPRTEFVARFIGGHNVISDAGSLIAVRADQLRIKPVVEGEFGAPALLTQTEYQGSYVAVSLTLDDGTALFSHVPETVFDARPFRPGDRVLATWDPAKAQRLQ from the coding sequence ATGGCCACTCCCGCCGCTCTCGAACTGGTCGCCGTCACCAAGCGCTACGACAACACGCTGGCGGTCGATAACGTCAACCTCAAGATCCCGGCCGGCACCTATTGCTGCCTGCTCGGCCCCTCCGGCTGCGGCAAAACCTCGACCTTGCGCATGGTCGCGGGCCACGAGGCGGTCAGCGAGGGCGACATCATCCTCGGGCCGCAGAACGTCACCGACCTTGAGCCCGCCAAGCGCGGCACGGCGATGATGTTCCAATCCTATGCGCTGTTTCCGCATCTGAGCGTGCTCGACAATGTCGCGTTTGCCCTGAAAATGCGCGGCGTCGACCGTGCCGCCAGGCACAAGCGCGCCGGCGAGCTTTTGGAGCTGGTGGCGATGAGCCCCTACGCCGCCCGCCTGCCGGCCCAGCTCTCCGGCGGCCAGCAGCAGCGCGTTGCGCTCGCGCGCGCCCTGATCACCGAGCCGCAGATCCTGCTGCTCGACGAGCCGCTGTCCGCGCTCGATCCGTTCCTGCGGGTCAGGATGCGCGGCGAATTGAAGCGCCTGCAGCGCGAGCTCGGCATCAGCTTCATCCAGGTCACCCACGGCCAGGAAGAGGCGATGGCGCTCGCCGACCACATCGTGGTGATGAACCAGGGCAAGATCGAGCAGCAGGGAAGTGCCCGCGACATCTTCCATCATCCCCGCACCGAATTCGTGGCGCGCTTCATCGGCGGCCACAACGTCATCAGCGACGCCGGCAGCCTCATCGCCGTACGCGCCGATCAGCTCCGCATCAAGCCGGTTGTTGAAGGTGAGTTCGGCGCACCGGCGCTGCTGACCCAGACCGAGTACCAGGGCTCCTACGTCGCCGTCTCGCTCACGCTCGACGACGGCACCGCCCTGTTCTCCCATGTTCCCGAGACCGTGTTCGACGCCCGCCCCTTCCGTCCGGGCGATCGCGTGCTGGCCACCTGGGATCCCGCCAAGGCGCAGCGCCTGCAGTAA
- a CDS encoding GntR family transcriptional regulator → MAAKPRPTSDAPDASDRVSRIREGVTAAILEHRLLPGTKLGEDEIGEIYGASRTLVRTALQQLAHEGIINIEKNRGAFVARPTPGDAREVFEARRLIEPAIVDHACEAVSPAWIDRLQRHLAEEREAELCGDARASVRLSGEFHKLVAEMSGHSIYLSFLKELIARSSLIILLYRRHDTPACGTDHHAEIVNAIRKCDKQAARAQMLSHLDEIEAELFLKDPAADELRLADVLGA, encoded by the coding sequence ATGGCCGCCAAACCTCGACCGACATCCGATGCCCCCGACGCGAGCGATCGCGTCAGCCGGATCAGGGAGGGCGTGACCGCGGCGATCCTCGAGCATCGCCTGCTGCCGGGCACCAAGCTCGGCGAGGACGAGATTGGCGAGATCTATGGCGCGAGCCGCACGCTGGTTCGCACCGCGCTGCAGCAGCTCGCGCATGAGGGCATCATCAACATCGAGAAGAACCGCGGCGCCTTCGTCGCGCGCCCGACGCCGGGGGACGCCCGCGAGGTGTTCGAGGCGCGCCGGCTGATCGAGCCGGCGATCGTGGATCATGCCTGCGAAGCCGTCTCGCCGGCCTGGATCGACCGGCTTCAGCGGCATCTTGCCGAGGAGCGCGAGGCGGAGCTGTGCGGCGACGCGCGGGCGTCAGTCCGGCTCTCCGGCGAATTTCACAAGCTCGTCGCCGAGATGAGCGGCCACAGCATCTATCTCAGTTTCCTCAAGGAGCTGATCGCGCGCTCCTCGCTGATCATCCTGCTCTATCGCCGCCACGACACGCCGGCCTGCGGCACCGATCATCACGCCGAGATCGTCAACGCGATCCGCAAATGCGACAAGCAGGCCGCGCGTGCGCAGATGCTGTCGCATCTCGACGAGATCGAGGCCGAGCTGTTCCTGAAGGATCCCGCCGCCGACGAGCTGCGGCTCGCGGACGTGCTGGGCGCGTAA
- the glsA gene encoding glutaminase A, which translates to MARPLADERETAYVSTGHLPDSETVQSLVNEAQRRFKSNREGENSQVYPALARVPSELFGVCVVGTGGRIYGAGDVDYEFSIMSVSKPFLFALVCETIGPEQARAKLGANATGLPFNSLAAIEQGGGRTNPMVNAGAIATTSLAPGMTSAARWRFIHDGLSRFAGRELPLNEEVYASASETNFRNRSIARLLESYDRIYCDAKEATDLYTRQCSLNVSARDLAVMGATLADGGVNPVTKQRVVDAVVCHYALAVMITAGLYETSGDWLYDIGLPGKSGIGGGIVAVSPGKGGFGTFAPPLDTAGNSVRGQLAAKFLSQRLGMDLFVSQPEQ; encoded by the coding sequence ATGGCGCGCCCCCTGGCTGACGAGCGAGAGACGGCCTACGTTTCGACCGGCCATCTGCCGGATTCTGAGACGGTGCAGTCGCTGGTGAATGAGGCCCAGCGGCGGTTCAAGTCAAATCGCGAGGGCGAGAATTCGCAGGTCTATCCGGCGCTTGCCCGGGTTCCGAGCGAGTTGTTCGGCGTCTGCGTGGTTGGAACCGGGGGACGCATCTACGGCGCCGGCGACGTCGACTACGAATTCTCGATCATGAGCGTGTCGAAGCCATTCCTGTTCGCCTTGGTCTGCGAGACGATCGGTCCCGAGCAAGCGCGTGCGAAGCTTGGCGCGAACGCGACCGGGCTTCCGTTCAACTCACTCGCCGCGATCGAGCAGGGCGGCGGCCGCACCAATCCGATGGTCAATGCCGGCGCGATCGCGACGACCAGCCTGGCACCGGGTATGACTTCCGCGGCGCGGTGGAGATTCATCCACGACGGATTGTCGCGCTTCGCCGGCCGCGAACTGCCTTTGAATGAAGAAGTCTATGCGTCAGCGTCAGAGACCAACTTCCGCAATCGAAGCATCGCACGCCTCCTGGAGAGCTACGACCGCATCTACTGCGATGCGAAAGAGGCAACTGATCTCTACACGCGGCAGTGCTCGCTCAATGTGAGCGCCCGCGATCTCGCCGTCATGGGCGCGACGTTGGCCGATGGCGGCGTCAATCCGGTCACGAAGCAGCGTGTGGTCGATGCGGTGGTCTGCCATTACGCGCTTGCCGTCATGATCACCGCCGGGCTTTACGAGACATCAGGTGACTGGCTTTACGATATCGGCCTGCCCGGCAAGAGCGGGATCGGCGGCGGCATTGTCGCGGTGTCGCCTGGCAAGGGCGGCTTCGGTACTTTCGCACCGCCGCTCGACACCGCTGGCAACAGCGTACGCGGACAGCTCGCTGCGAAGTTCCTGTCGCAGCGGCTGGGGATGGATCTATTCGTATCGCAACCGGAACAATGA
- a CDS encoding MFS transporter encodes MATQTISIGGIHREERASWIPMISIALGQMIMSFNVASLPVAMGGMVSSFGVAPTTVATGIVAYSMLVAGFVMLGAKLAQRFGALQVFRGAVVLFFISQLMMTFSPTATVMISAQALCGASGSVIVPSLVALIAENYAGRQQATALGALGSARAAAGVLAFVIGGVLGTYIGWRPAFGILIAASAVVFLMSFRLKPDRGRPDVQIDLVGVALAASAIILISFGFNNLNGWGLAVATANAPFDLLGLSPAPIMIVGGIVLGQGFLTWTYRRQSAGKTPLLALEVIDSPEERCAVFALFAVVALEAALNFTVPLYIQIVQGRSPIATAVAMMPFNLTVFFSAMLIVNFYERLTPRQIGRYGFALCTIALVWLAFVVRNDWSEVPVLFGLVLFGIGQGSLVTLLFNVLVTASPKALAGDVGSLRGTTQNLAAALGTAVAGALLVGLLSTIALGKITASPVLTPELQAQVDLGNITFVSNDRLRTVLERTRGTPEQVAEAVRVNTEARLRALKIGLLIMAGLALIAIIPAGRLPNYLPGEIPGDESIAKT; translated from the coding sequence ATGGCCACGCAGACAATCTCGATCGGCGGCATTCACCGGGAAGAGCGCGCGTCGTGGATCCCCATGATTTCGATCGCGCTCGGCCAGATGATCATGTCGTTCAACGTGGCCTCGCTCCCGGTCGCGATGGGCGGCATGGTCTCGAGTTTCGGCGTCGCGCCGACCACGGTCGCGACCGGGATCGTGGCCTATTCGATGCTGGTGGCCGGCTTCGTGATGCTCGGCGCCAAGCTGGCTCAGCGTTTTGGCGCGTTGCAGGTGTTCCGCGGCGCCGTCGTTCTCTTCTTCATTTCGCAGCTCATGATGACGTTCAGCCCGACGGCGACGGTGATGATCTCGGCGCAGGCGCTCTGCGGCGCGTCGGGTTCGGTGATCGTGCCCTCGCTCGTCGCGCTGATTGCCGAGAACTATGCCGGCCGCCAGCAGGCAACCGCGCTTGGCGCGCTCGGTTCGGCGCGCGCGGCCGCCGGCGTGCTCGCCTTCGTGATCGGTGGCGTGCTCGGCACCTACATCGGCTGGCGGCCGGCGTTCGGCATCCTGATTGCCGCATCGGCCGTCGTCTTCCTCATGAGCTTCCGGCTGAAGCCAGATCGCGGCAGGCCCGATGTGCAGATCGACCTCGTCGGCGTGGCGCTGGCCGCAAGCGCGATCATCCTCATCAGCTTCGGCTTCAACAATCTGAACGGCTGGGGCCTTGCGGTTGCGACCGCCAATGCGCCGTTCGATCTGCTCGGCCTCTCGCCCGCGCCGATCATGATCGTCGGCGGCATCGTGCTGGGCCAGGGCTTCCTGACGTGGACGTACCGGCGGCAAAGCGCCGGCAAGACGCCGTTGTTGGCACTCGAAGTGATCGACTCCCCGGAGGAGCGCTGCGCGGTCTTTGCGCTGTTCGCAGTGGTGGCGCTGGAGGCTGCGCTGAATTTCACTGTTCCGCTCTACATCCAGATCGTGCAGGGACGTTCGCCGATCGCGACCGCGGTCGCGATGATGCCGTTCAATCTCACGGTGTTCTTCTCGGCGATGCTGATCGTCAATTTCTACGAGCGGCTGACGCCGCGGCAGATCGGCCGCTACGGTTTTGCGCTCTGCACCATCGCGCTGGTCTGGCTTGCCTTCGTCGTGCGCAACGACTGGAGCGAGGTCCCCGTGCTGTTCGGGCTGGTCCTGTTCGGGATCGGCCAGGGCTCGCTGGTGACCTTGCTGTTCAACGTGCTGGTGACGGCATCGCCGAAGGCACTCGCCGGCGATGTCGGCTCCTTGCGCGGCACCACGCAAAACCTCGCCGCAGCGCTCGGGACGGCGGTGGCAGGCGCGCTGCTGGTCGGCCTGCTCAGCACGATTGCGCTCGGCAAGATCACGGCGAGCCCGGTGCTGACGCCGGAGCTTCAGGCCCAGGTCGATCTCGGCAATATCACCTTCGTCAGCAACGACCGCCTACGTACCGTGCTGGAACGCACTCGCGGAACACCGGAGCAGGTCGCGGAAGCCGTGCGGGTGAACACCGAGGCGCGGTTGCGTGCGCTGAAGATCGGGCTTCTGATCATGGCAGGCCTCGCGCTGATCGCGATCATCCCGGCGGGACGGCTGCCGAATTACCTGCCGGGCGAGATTCCCGGCGATGAATCCATTGCAAAGACCTGA
- a CDS encoding HdeD family acid-resistance protein, protein MTTYDHSAPMGATGLPQPPRWVCVLLGLFMVFTGLMVLGDLAFFTVISALFIGWMAIAAGAFEIFHAFWTKGWGGFVWQVVLGILYIAFGVVLVSQPLTGALLLTYALGLALLVSGVVRMLIGIGRREQGGWIMLASGLFGVLAGLIILTGFPMTGLWVLGLLLGIDLLSHGIGWLTLAWRPVAATA, encoded by the coding sequence ATGACGACGTACGATCACAGCGCGCCGATGGGCGCAACCGGCCTGCCGCAACCGCCCCGCTGGGTGTGCGTCCTGCTCGGTCTCTTCATGGTGTTCACGGGGCTGATGGTGCTGGGCGACCTTGCGTTCTTCACCGTGATCAGCGCACTGTTCATCGGCTGGATGGCGATCGCCGCCGGCGCCTTCGAGATATTCCACGCGTTCTGGACCAAGGGCTGGGGCGGTTTCGTCTGGCAGGTGGTGCTCGGCATTCTCTACATCGCCTTCGGCGTCGTTCTCGTCAGCCAGCCGCTGACCGGCGCGCTGCTGCTGACCTATGCACTTGGCTTGGCGCTTCTCGTCTCCGGCGTGGTGCGGATGCTGATCGGCATTGGCCGCCGGGAGCAGGGCGGATGGATCATGCTGGCATCCGGGCTGTTCGGCGTGCTCGCCGGTCTCATCATCCTCACCGGTTTTCCGATGACCGGGCTCTGGGTGCTGGGACTGCTGCTCGGCATCGATCTGTTGTCGCACGGGATCGGCTGGCTGACCTTGGCCTGGCGGCCCGTGGCCGCGACAGCGTAA
- a CDS encoding amidohydrolase family protein — MWGLRIRGGLAVLLAAIVCGASPAPGQQDSAVLFRNVKIFDGKNGTLSAASHVFVRNGKIEKISTAGLAATGQVIDGDGRVLMPGLIDAHWHAMLVRPTPMAALAGDIGYNNLLAASEATATLMRGFTTVRDMGGPSFGLKQAIDEDLVAGPRIYPSGAMITITGGHGDFRQLSDLPRTIGGMLSRMERIGGSMVADSPDEVRVRAREQLMQGASQVKLTAGGGVASPFSPLDVSTFTEPELRAAVEAADNWGTYVATHAYTPVAIQRSIAAGVRCIEHGHLMDEASAKLMAEKRIWLSTQPFLDLSGAAALGPAELDKMRQVVAGTDRVYALAKKYHLKTAFGTDILFSKALAEKQGSMLAALTRWYTPAEALIMATSTNAELLGLSGPRNPYPGKLGVVEEGAFADLLLVDGNPLDNIALVEDPAKNFVVIMKDGKVYKNALAR; from the coding sequence ATGTGGGGTTTGAGGATCCGGGGCGGGCTCGCCGTCTTGCTTGCAGCGATCGTCTGCGGCGCGTCGCCTGCGCCGGGCCAGCAGGACTCCGCTGTCCTGTTCCGCAACGTCAAGATCTTCGACGGAAAGAACGGGACGCTCTCAGCTGCGTCCCATGTCTTCGTCAGGAATGGAAAGATCGAGAAGATCTCGACCGCGGGCCTCGCGGCCACCGGCCAGGTGATCGACGGCGACGGCCGCGTGTTGATGCCGGGACTGATCGATGCGCACTGGCACGCAATGCTGGTGCGGCCGACGCCGATGGCAGCCCTTGCGGGCGATATCGGCTACAACAATCTGCTCGCCGCGAGCGAAGCGACCGCGACGCTGATGCGCGGCTTTACCACCGTGCGCGACATGGGCGGGCCGAGCTTCGGCCTCAAGCAGGCCATCGACGAGGACCTCGTCGCCGGTCCGCGCATCTATCCGTCGGGCGCCATGATCACCATCACCGGCGGGCATGGTGACTTCCGCCAGCTTTCCGATTTGCCGCGAACCATCGGCGGCATGCTGAGCCGCATGGAGCGGATCGGCGGCAGCATGGTCGCCGACAGCCCCGACGAGGTTCGCGTCCGCGCACGCGAGCAGCTGATGCAGGGCGCCTCGCAGGTCAAGCTCACCGCGGGCGGAGGCGTGGCCTCGCCCTTCAGCCCGTTGGATGTCTCCACCTTCACCGAGCCTGAGCTGCGCGCCGCCGTCGAGGCCGCCGACAATTGGGGCACCTACGTTGCCACGCACGCCTATACACCGGTGGCGATCCAACGCTCGATTGCAGCCGGCGTCAGGTGCATCGAGCACGGTCACCTCATGGACGAGGCCAGCGCAAAATTGATGGCGGAGAAGAGAATCTGGCTCAGCACGCAGCCGTTCCTGGATCTCTCCGGCGCCGCCGCGCTCGGGCCGGCGGAGCTGGACAAGATGCGGCAGGTGGTCGCCGGCACCGATCGCGTCTATGCGCTCGCGAAAAAATATCACCTCAAGACCGCCTTCGGCACCGACATCCTGTTCTCGAAGGCGCTCGCGGAAAAGCAGGGCTCGATGCTGGCCGCGCTGACGCGCTGGTACACGCCGGCCGAAGCGTTGATCATGGCGACGTCGACCAATGCCGAACTCCTGGGCCTGTCGGGTCCGCGCAATCCTTATCCGGGCAAGCTCGGTGTGGTTGAAGAGGGCGCGTTCGCCGATCTCCTCCTGGTCGACGGCAATCCGCTCGACAACATCGCTCTCGTCGAGGATCCCGCGAAGAATTTCGTGGTGATCATGAAGGACGGCAAGGTCTACAAGAACGCCTTGGCGCGCTGA